Within the Candidatus Nezhaarchaeales archaeon genome, the region CGCGATGTTAAGGACGCGGTAAAAATTGCCTTCGAAGAGGGCGTGGTGGTGAGTAGTTGAAATATAAGGAGGCGAGTGGAAGCGTTCTAAAGGTTGAAGGACCAGTATCTATACGCATCTTGGAGGGGGAGTTTTCAATCCTCGGGAGGCGCGTGGTACCTAAAGACACTATAGTAGTGCCTAAGGGTAAATCACTGCCCATAGAGATCGTTAAGGATGCGAGCTTCGAAGTTAAAGCTGGAGTAGAAGCTAAAATCAGTAAGGTTCAAAACGCTATACCGCCAGATTGGAGGATAAGCATAGACAAAATACTTAATGAACATGGACCGCTTAAAGTAGTGGTAGTAGGCGATGTAGACAGCGGGAAGACCACTTTTACCGTATACCTAGCGAACGCAGCTTTTAATAGAGGGTTTAAAACCGCGATTATCGACGCTGACCCAGGACAAGCTGAAATATCAGTGCCGACCACCATAGGCTTCGGCATCCTAAAGGAGGCCGTTATCACGCTTGATAAAGTACCACTACGTAACGCTTTCTTTGTCGGCTCCACTTCTCCAGCCGACGTACCATTACGCGTAATGGTGGGGGTTAATAAGCTACTAAATCAAGCCCTTCAAGAAGGTGTGCAAATAATCATTCTAAATACAAGCGGCTGGGTTTTTGGTAAGGGAGCTAGAGAGTTAGGGGCATCGCTTATAAACATGGTAAGTCCCAACTTCCTAGTCCTCATACAGCGTGGCTTAGAGGTTGAACATTTAGCCAGGCCCTGGCAGGGCTTTAAGGGTATGAGCGTTATTAGAGTCTCCACATCACCAGCAATCAAACTTAGGAGTAAGGAAGAGCGTAAAGATAAACGTGAACTAGCATACAAAAACCTCCTTACTAAAAGCAAGATAAGGAAGTTCGACCTGTCAAGCGTATCCTTAATGTATACGTTATTCAACACTGGGGTACCAATACCTAGATCCACGCTAGATGAGCTTGAGAAGCAGATAGGAGCTAAGCTCGTTTACGGTGAGGAGAAAGAGGACTTCATATTCATAGTTTTAGAGAAACCGTCTTTAAACGTAGCCGAGCTTGCCAAGAAGCTTAAAGAGACCACGGGAAAGGAGGCCATAGTGGTAACTAAAGGAATGGAGAAAGGAATTATAGTTGGACTCCTTAACCAGAGTGGTGGACTTGCCGGCCTAGGGGTAATAAACGAAATTGACTATGAGTCACGCAGCATTAAGGTCTTAACCCCTATTGAGGAGGAGGTAAGCGTAATACAGGTCGGCCAATTAAAACTAGATGATGAAGGGCACGAGACCATTAAATACCCCAGTCCTCCGCTCTAGCATGCTTAGAGAGAACACAGGTGAAAAGCGCTATTAACGCTCTCCTTCCCAACCTTAAAAGCCTACAGAGGTAGGGTTAAGCCATCCGCCTTAATGAAGTTAAGGAGAAGTGTAGACGAAAGAGACTTTCAAGCTTAAACCGTATTAATGGTCCTTAAAGGCTTTAATTATTCCCTCCTCAAGAGGGGGCTTAATAACCATTCGTTCCGTCACTATCCCTGAAATAAGGCTCGGAGGAGTTACGTCAAACGCGGGGTTTAAAGCTTCAACTTCTGCAGGGGCTATCCTAATACCATTAATCTTAACGACCTCATCCATAGGCCTTTCCTCTATGATTACATCGTCGACCCTAGAGGTTAAGTCGAAGGTAGATGTGGGAGCGGCTACGTAAAATGGGATGTTAAAGTGCTTAGCAACTATGGCTATAGTCAAAGTACCTATCTTATTAACAACGTGGCCATCCCTAAGAACGCGGTCAGCTCCGACGATAACCTTAGATACTAACCCCTTCATCATAACGTAGCCAACCATCGAATCGGTTATAAGCTTCACAGGTATCCCATCAGCTTTAAGTTCAAAAGCGGTTAACCTAGCTCCCTGAAGCTTAGGTCTAGTCTCAGTAGCTATCACTGATATTTTCATACCCCTGCTAAAAGCAGCCCTTATAGGCGCGAGGGCAGTACCGTAACCCACGGTGGCTAAAGCTCCAGCATTACAATGTGTTAACACAACGTCGCCGTCCTTTAAAAGCGTTAAACCATTAAGCCCTATACGTCGATTGGCTTCCACATCCTCGTCAGCCATACGTAAAGCTTCAGAGACTACGGCTTGCTTTACTTCGTCAACGCCGCCACTAACTCTTGTTGCAACCTTTAAAATGCGGTTTAAAGCCCAGAACAAGTTATAAGCTGTAGGTCTAGTGGTCTTAAGCTTAGACGCAGCTTCCAACAACTCGTTTATAAGGGATTTGCGATCTATGGCTTTGCTCTTGATAGCGGTTAACGCTAACCCCATGGCTGCAGCTACACCTATAGCTGGAGCCCCGCGGACACTCATGTCCTTTATAGCCTGAGCTACTTCATCAACGCTTTTACACCTCTTAAAAACCAACCTAGACGGTAACCAGTTCTGATCTATTAATACCATCGCGTCCTCTTCTAAGCGTAAGGTTCTGAGCTCTTCAAACATTTCAAGCACCTGCGGTTTTTACCTAATAGGGACTATTGAAGCTTTTTATATCTCGGCGCTAATAACATTACGGGGGGATCAAGCGGGGATAGCTACCACGCGGTAGCTACCGTAGGTTGCCGAGCCAGGACAAAGGCGCAGGACTTAAGATCGGAGTAAGTGGAGGCCGAAGAGGGTATCCTGTGGCGTAGGCCTTCGTGGGTTCAAATCCCACCCCCCGCACTAAACCCATCTGGAGACCCATCATAGTGATTAACTCTTTAAACCCATCATAAATGGGGGATCCCAGATTAATGGTTGAAAAGCTACCGAGTGTTAGCATAATAATCCCTACGCTAAATTGCGCTAAAACCATAGGTTCAACGCTGCAATCCTTACTCTCACTTAACTATCCAAAAGATCTATACGAGGTAATCATTGTTGACGGCGGCTCAACCGACGATACGTTGACAGAGGCAACAAAGTACTGGGTCAAAGTCCTTGCTGAGAAGGGTGCAAGTGCGAACCGGGCTAGAAATCTAGGTGTTAGCGCGTCAAAAGGCGAGGTTCTAGTATTCACCGATGGCGACTGCAAGATCCCATCGGATTGGCTGGTTAAAATTATACACAACCTGGAAAACGGCTTTGATTGCGTAGGGGGAAGGGTTAAAGCAGCTAACCTGCATAGCTTTCTACCTAGGTACTTGGATAGTTCGTTCTTTAACCCTTTCCCTACATTCTCTAAGTTTTCAATTATTAACGATTTAAAGCCGTTTAACTATTTAGCTACATGCAACATGGCTATTAAGCGTCAAGCATTTCTCGGGGTACGTGGTTTTGATGAAGGGTTTAGAGGGGGTTACGATGACCACGAGTTCCTGGCTAGGGTGCTAAAAGCTGGTTATAAAGCTGCTTACGACCCACGGATCGTCGTATACCATTACCATAGGGAAAGATTAGGGGACGCGTTAAACCAGGTATACTGGTATGGCAAGGGTTTAGCGCGTTTTACGTTTAAGCACCCTAAGCTAAAACTAGTAAACATGCTACTACTTGGAGTTACGGCTTTAATAGCTTGGCTCACCTTCACCTTAACGTCGCTTATTTACTTCTTACTAACAGGAGTAAACCTATACCTATATATCTCCCTCCTCATGATAACCATGGGTTACGCGTCTTTAACAGCCGGGTACATCTTAAAGACGAGAGGAGTTATAACCGCCTTAACTTACCCAATCCTCGATCTATTAAGAAGCATAGCCTTTACCATTGGCGCGATAAAAGGCTTCTTTGAAGCGATAAGCATCTCAAATTTTAAGAGCGTGAAGCATACAGGGCAAATACCGTCATATAAGATAACTAATCATAGAGTAGTGGTATCCCTAGCGGGGAGTACCCATATAAACAAAGGGTATGTTACAACTCCATTATTTAGTAGTGAAGCATTTATTAAGAGTTTTGTAAGACCTCAAGGTTTAAATCACGCGATAGGTTTATTGCCATCTACTGTTTAACACTTTTACTGAAGCCCGGTGGTGTAGCGGTCAAACTGGTTCCAGGGCTAAGCATGTCGGGCTCTGTCAGCACTCTATAACGCTGGAGCAAGCCCCGGCGACGGCGGTTCGAATCCGCCCCGGGCTACCATATTTCGTTAGCGCCATAACGACATTGACGGTACTATTGAAGACCGTTGAAATGTAGTTTTAAACTAGTTTACCGCTTAACCTCCACCTTCCTTCCTTTAGGGCATGCTTTAAGCGGGCGTAAAGAATTGGTTTAAACAGTTTCTACTGGAGTTTTCATTAGAAATACCGGTTGCGTTTAT harbors:
- a CDS encoding Clp1/GlmU family protein; protein product: MKYKEASGSVLKVEGPVSIRILEGEFSILGRRVVPKDTIVVPKGKSLPIEIVKDASFEVKAGVEAKISKVQNAIPPDWRISIDKILNEHGPLKVVVVGDVDSGKTTFTVYLANAAFNRGFKTAIIDADPGQAEISVPTTIGFGILKEAVITLDKVPLRNAFFVGSTSPADVPLRVMVGVNKLLNQALQEGVQIIILNTSGWVFGKGARELGASLINMVSPNFLVLIQRGLEVEHLARPWQGFKGMSVIRVSTSPAIKLRSKEERKDKRELAYKNLLTKSKIRKFDLSSVSLMYTLFNTGVPIPRSTLDELEKQIGAKLVYGEEKEDFIFIVLEKPSLNVAELAKKLKETTGKEAIVVTKGMEKGIIVGLLNQSGGLAGLGVINEIDYESRSIKVLTPIEEEVSVIQVGQLKLDDEGHETIKYPSPPL
- the mtnA gene encoding S-methyl-5-thioribose-1-phosphate isomerase; its protein translation is MFEELRTLRLEEDAMVLIDQNWLPSRLVFKRCKSVDEVAQAIKDMSVRGAPAIGVAAAMGLALTAIKSKAIDRKSLINELLEAASKLKTTRPTAYNLFWALNRILKVATRVSGGVDEVKQAVVSEALRMADEDVEANRRIGLNGLTLLKDGDVVLTHCNAGALATVGYGTALAPIRAAFSRGMKISVIATETRPKLQGARLTAFELKADGIPVKLITDSMVGYVMMKGLVSKVIVGADRVLRDGHVVNKIGTLTIAIVAKHFNIPFYVAAPTSTFDLTSRVDDVIIEERPMDEVVKINGIRIAPAEVEALNPAFDVTPPSLISGIVTERMVIKPPLEEGIIKAFKDH
- a CDS encoding glycosyltransferase; this encodes MGDPRLMVEKLPSVSIIIPTLNCAKTIGSTLQSLLSLNYPKDLYEVIIVDGGSTDDTLTEATKYWVKVLAEKGASANRARNLGVSASKGEVLVFTDGDCKIPSDWLVKIIHNLENGFDCVGGRVKAANLHSFLPRYLDSSFFNPFPTFSKFSIINDLKPFNYLATCNMAIKRQAFLGVRGFDEGFRGGYDDHEFLARVLKAGYKAAYDPRIVVYHYHRERLGDALNQVYWYGKGLARFTFKHPKLKLVNMLLLGVTALIAWLTFTLTSLIYFLLTGVNLYLYISLLMITMGYASLTAGYILKTRGVITALTYPILDLLRSIAFTIGAIKGFFEAISISNFKSVKHTGQIPSYKITNHRVVVSLAGSTHINKGYVTTPLFSSEAFIKSFVRPQGLNHAIGLLPSTV